Genomic segment of Mercurialis annua linkage group LG6, ddMerAnnu1.2, whole genome shotgun sequence:
TAAACGATTATAAATTCGTATAATAAATGTATGCATATCGAAACtagtaaaataacaattattttaactaaCATCTCAAATTATCTATGGCAATATACATGCTTCAaggtataaaaatataaagagcaTCAAACTAATTATTATATACTCTTTACAATATCCGATACTATTTTAATGGCGATCTCGAGATCTAACCTTTGTCAACGATAAATTACATTACCCTTAATAAATCCAAATTATAGTATGAAATATTATCTTTCTAaagaatcaaaattaaattctaatttcaCAAATGTTTTAGAATATCATTTTATTTGCAATACCCTCTAAAataagagtgtttatcccatgcattagttgtgtcatgtcatatttacaacaagccaatggaAATTTGCGATAGaaaatcttttatttattatttagtttttttattatgattttttttatatgactaacgcatcattggtttgttgcacgaatgacatgtcACAATGGttgcgtgcaataatttttgttaaaataaatgaTTACCCAAGTAAAAGACATAAATGACCGAAAACCTTCGATCGGTTCGCACACTTTCAACAAACAGACAAAAAATGGGcaaaatagtaaataaaatGGGTCGGTCCAAAAAAGATCAACCAGCTAAAAGACTTTTCCTATTCTCCCATAAAATGGTGGTTTTGAGACGATACGCGGGAATTGGAGGTCGTTTCGGGATCAATCAAACTAATTAAAACCCAAATTTTTTCTCCACCTTCCTCCAATTTCAATCACATCTTCTCGCTATTAATTTCTTCATCCGTACGATTCATTACATTTTCCgtacattaatttaattttacaaataaaaatctGCTGGTCAGAGTAAAAATTGAGTGATGGAAGACGATTCATGGAGCTTTGCTTTTTCGAATACTTCATCGAGAAGCTACCAGTCAGCTCTTAGATCTCTTTCTGGTAATTTCTTATGCCTAgactctaatttttttattgtttattaattaatttatttattaattaatgttttactTATTATtgtgtggttttgtttttgattaGATCTTTGTATTGATTTAGAAGAGGTGGATGGAGATggtaacaataataattattattatgagGAAGATGAGGGTGAGGATGATGTACGGACGGAGTATCCGTGTCCGTTTTGCAGTGAGGATTTTGATTTAGTTGATTTGTGTTCTCATATTGATGATGACCATCCTTTTGAAGCTAACCCTGGGGTATGTTGTGTTGTTTTTTTACATttcttattgtaaaaattaatttcattttctaaTGTATTTACGGTTTTGCCACTTTTTCTGTGTTGACTCGTGATACCTAATGGCGACTGGtgtttatgtttattttgttgttgaaaaGTTTTGgcttttttgttttgttcaaTTTGTTTGTGTGTTTAAGTTGTTCTGAATGTTTTATGTAATTGGTTTTTGCTTAGGGTTTACTGTTATTTGATTGTTTGGTTGGTAATAGTTTTAGTCTTAATTGTTCCGTGTTTAGTCTTAAATGTTCCGTGTTTAGTCTTAATTGTTCCGTGCGCCCCTGGAAACATAGTTCCATCAATTGCtggttattttttttcatatgttAGTCAATCATGTAATCGTTGGACATGTCTACTCCGACTCTGCATCCTATGTATTATTCtagttttaaactttaaattcttATGTCTCGTTGTCTAGTGATGTTACTCACTACTATTCAGGACTTCACTTGCTGTATTTGCTAGCCCTAGCTTTAAAGTCATTACGCACATTTTGATTTTGACCTCTGTAGTTTTCATCAAAATAAATTGTATTGTCAACATTATTAGCGATAGATGCTCAGTTTAAGTTTGAGTATAAGTTCATAATTCTTTATAACATTTTAAGATAGTTTTTTAGAAAGCTCGATTTTCCTATAATTCTTATTAGTGGCATCAGACTTGAAGTTAGGAACATGTCTAGATCTTATTTGTCACATCTAACTTGACATCAATCGGGTTATTACTTTCAGTGCTTCAGTTGTCTAATATTTAATAGGTTGATTGAATATGTTTTTGCTGTAATTAGGATATTTGTTGGTATGCCTTATTGAAAATCTAATACTGCATTTCTTGGTGCAATTTACTTACGGTACGACTATAACTGTTGCAGATATGTCCTGTATGCGCGACAAGAGTGGGGACGAATATGGTTCGACATATAACTATCCATCATGGGATCATTTACAAGATATCCTTTTGATTCATTTGATATTTGGAACTTGGAATTAGCCCTGACTGTCCTTTTGAATAAATTCAGTTACTTAATTTTTACTCTTTGCTCTATGTTATGGTTTTAATTAGAGTTGGATTATATTCTGTATTCCTTGACAAGTAATTACAGGTTGCAAAAGTTAAAGTTTCAGAAAGACGAGTCTTACTCAACTCTTTCCCGTCTAAAGAAGGAATTACAAGATGGATATTTCCAATCCCTACTCGATGTGCCATCGCAATTGGCATCATCATCGAAGACGGAACCTGATCCTTTGCTGTCATTCCTTTACAATGGAACTCCCGCTGATAAAGCTAAAAGCATGCAGCCTGATTGTTTAACCAATGTATCTTCAGAAGAGAAAACCTCTGATGCAAAAATCGTAGAAAGGTTAGTTGTTTGCTGCCTTTATTCACATTCTCTCTTGGAAAGAAAAATTGATTGCTTAGATTAATCTTATTTTACGTTGCCAAGTGTGAAAGAATTCTATTGGATGGGATGCTTAAgcaaaactattttaaattatgaGCATGCCAACATTCTGGCGACATATCTTATAATATAGTAGGAATGGAACAAAGATAAATAGTTAAGGTCTTAAGTACTCTTAACTCTTGGGGCTATGATATAAATGACAAGCCATGAAGCACAGACACTTCACGGAGATGCTGTATACAGGAGGAGGAGGGCACGGGGACACGGTGAAGACATGTATTGGGGATGGAAAATAAGCGTCCCAACAGTTTTTACTATTGAAAATAGGGGATACATTATATTTCAGTGAATACAGatacccatgaaatctctagtGCTGAATTTTTCCTTTTCCGCTTAGGTTATGCATTTGCTACGATGTTTACATTTTATATTTCTAATCTGAATacatttattattgttttgattCAGAGATGTTCAGCAACCTCCTTTGACAGACAAGGAACAACTGGAGAAGGGCAGAAGAAGCCAATTTGTACAGGGGCTAATGTTGTCTACTATCTTTGACGATGACTTGTGATAATAAGGCATTGTTGGTTTTTAAGTTCTGATCAAAATTAAGGCTATTGTAATATTTATTGAAAAGAAGCTAGGATAGATTCAGCATTGGTGAAAAGTATGATCATTACCAATCAATATAAGCCATTTAGCCAGGTCAGTGCCTTAATTTGATGTACTTTGTATTCGGAACTCTTAATTCTTAATGAAATAGTATTTCCTCTTTATGATTATAGAAGCCTGGTATCTTAATTACTTCATATACCTGTTGTTTGAACCTTTTACTTGGATTCCAACAACTTTTCTGCATTTCTGGGCTGTACAGATATTGGCTTGAGCTTCTGGTTTTAAATCGTTTACTTGGATATGAATGTTACTTGTTTATtgaaggcttaaatgcaccaaaaatcatcaactttcgtttttttttgatatttaacataatcttttaattttggcatatttaacatgaactttccaattttttgcaattaagaccaagtgtgttttcttttgaaaaatagtgttattttacatccaaaacggcgtcgttttaatataaaacggtgccgttttacatccaaaacggtgccggtgtctttaattgtaaaattttgagaGTCCATGTACtgttttgccaaaattaaaagatcatGTTAAATACTGAAACACGcaaaatttggtgatttttggtgcatttaagcctttatTGAACTGTAGTGCTTCTTCAGGGGTTTTTGTTTCCTTCTGCATATTCGCTGAAGCCACAATTAGGTGTGTAGTTTTCGGGTTTAGTCAAATTCGTTGATcgaatcaaactaaaattttagtttggtttagaTTTTAGTTATTTTCATTTGGTTatagttaattattttgaaaagtttggttaaGTTTTTGGTATGAAAGTTTTGAATTAACTTGATCTGTAAATCGAACGAATTAACCGAATTTTTATAGGATTTAGATATTAGTCTTTTCTTCAAAATATGTAGTAatgaagaaaataatatttaaattatcattttcatttattttcttaagAACTAATGATAATGAAATCCAGTTACTCAGTTAACTGAGATAGTTGATCACATCAAACTGTTATTTTAGTTTGGTTGTAAttcagtatatatatatatttcaattatgaaattacaaaaagaaaaaattagttATAGTTAATTCGATCTAGTTTGAACCGAGCTGACGGGTGCACACTGATGATGCCTTTAAGTAAGGCACATACGAGACTTGTTTGCTGCCTTTTATGCTTTAAGATTTGATGCTACTTACTTTCGTTGaaataactttataaaatataatgtaatattttttttgataaataaatatagtgAAATATTcttaagataaataaatttgtacttaacttatttatagtttttataataaatttgagCTTGACATCCCAAAACTCACTTCTTTTGAGCAAATTTGGACATCTAGCTAACTACACTGCTCGACAAGCTAAGATTTACATTAGCAGAATCTAAACCTGTACAGCCTATGAAAAATGAAAGAAGAGCTTCATAAGGTCTATAGTTGCGGCCGAAGCTTTCTCAGCAACCATTTCTTCCGCAGTTTAATATCTAAAGCCATAAATGTTTTTGCTTTCATTTCGTCTTCTAAGAAGTCGCAAGCGTCTAGTATAAGCTCTTCATCCATGTCAGGTACAGCCTGAACGGCTTTAACTACATTTTCGATCGAAATAGAATCCGTATTCTCATCCTTCCTTTTCTCCAACAAAGACGACACTCCAGTCACCATCTCGTGAGGAGCACCAGCCATTCTGTCCTGTTTGCCTCGTAGCTTCTTAGGATGAACTGAACATAAGGGATTCTTTGATTGGCGTTTCTTTTTCTCATAAAATAGAGCAGTTTCTGTAGCAGCATCTAGAGACTCCAACAGATCACCAATTTCCTCTTCACTTGAGACGGATGCAGGTGGAGATAGAGAACCTTGTGAAGCCCTCGGAAACTTAACATCTTGGAAATCATTTTGTAACTCCAAGCATTGCGATGAGAAACAGTCGTTTCCGTCGAAGGTTTGATCGCTGAATATCATGCATAACTCATTGTAGTAGGGGACAGGTCGCGTCATGAACTGCCGCGCATCCGTATGTGTCTGCATATCATGATCACATCAAAAAACACTTAAAATCGACTCGAATCAATCGAATTGAGTTCGAATTCAAGCTGTGCGAGTTAATTAAGGAGCTgagtttgaatatcaaaatactGAGCTCGACGTGCTTGCAAgcgtaatcaaattttgattttttttttattttatgattatatgtatttataaagttataaTATCAccatttttatattgatatttaaaattttgtacaAATAATTGAGTCGAATTCGAGCTTGAGCACTACAAATAAAACTCGATCAAATTCGAATGACTTTCGAGTTTCAAATTTTTCTCGAGTTGAgctcaaattttataatatttggacgtGCACACAATCATACAGCAAATCTTTAATCACCGAGTCTTTTAACTTTATAATTTCTCCATTAATCATAAATGACACAATGCTGAAATCTTGATCTCACATTATCTCAAACAAAAAGCATACCTTGATATAGTCTTGCCAGACAAAGTCATCAGCAGTCACCATTTGACGAGTATCGTCCCAAGCAAATCCAGGCAATTCAAGAAggttttttataacattatgtTGTCTTCTCAGAGTCTTGTAGCGATTTTTCAGAACATCCACATTATAATTAAAGCCAAATTTAGCATTAAAAACTGTAATCATATCAATCCACGCCTGTTTCCGGAAAACACCATCAATCTGATTCCCTTTCCGCATATGCTCCACCATAAGATCAACAAAAAAGCGGTCCATTGGCGGTTGCCAACACGTTCTACTACGGTTAGTTGCTGTGCTTCCAGTTACATCCATTAAGTCTTTCGATACGGAATCATCAACTGCCACATTTGACATAGAGATTTCAAATCCTTCATCAACTATGATTCCTTGAAAGCTATCCATATCTTCCTCACCGGCACTCTTATCCTGAGTGGCTCCGGCTCCGGCTGCTTCACTGTCAGCTGATTTAGTTACAATTTACAAAAACAGTAGCTGAGTTTAGAACCTCCATTAATATAATTCTCTTATGACATATCACTATCAAATACAGAATCAAGATTAAAACCTTACCTTTTTCATCAATGTTCGAATCTCCGTATATCAAGCACAAATCTTTATAATGCGGGATAGTTTTTATCCTAAATGCACGAGCATCCGGATGCATCTGTAACGAAACATCATTAACAGtttaacacacacacatacacatCGAAAAgctttaaattataatcaacaACTAGCGAAAATTAACTCCACCTTGACATATTCATCCCAAACATTATTATCAGCCGTGATCATTAGTCGATTTTCATCCCAGCTAAATCCATTCTGATCAAGGAGCTTCTTGACCGCCTTGTACAAATTCCGCAGCGTCTTATGCCGATTTTTGAGAACATCTTTTTCGTATTGAAATTTAAACTTTGAATTGAACAACAAAGTCATACTCTTCCAAGCTCTTTTGCTAAATAAATGATCATCAAATTTATTCCCTTTACTCACTTGTTCTAACAGAAGacctataaaatatttatccatTTCAGGTGTCCAAATTGTCCTCAAACGATCATTTCCATTTCTGGCTCTGACACCCATTGCCAATTCTACAAAATTAAACAATGTGACACTGTAATTTCAATCAAAACATGTCAATTTTTTCAGCAATTAGGGGTTTTTTTTGATCCAAAATAGACAACCCATATCATAATTTCATGAGAAAAACTCAAAAATCTGgttatataataaaatgaaacaGAGATTAATATGTTCgagattaattataataaaaggtACCTTGGAATTGAATGGAAGGCCTGAGATGGGATAGGCAATTGTTAGCTTCGGAAAGTTTAGGGATAAGTATTTCCTGGATAAGATTAAAATCGTGTTCTTGTTATAAACCAGCGATAACCTAGACCCGATTGTTATCCAGATTCTGGCAAGTATACATATATCTGTCACGAATATTGTATGACAGTCCAATAAAAAACGAATATTGTATGACAGTCCAATAAAAAACGAATATTGTATGACAGTCCAataaaaaagttttattttttagttctgATTTCTTACTCTGCAGGAAAAATCAACCTATAGAGAAATACTAGATCATATGGCATTTTGTTTAAAATGGAATAGTTACTAATTCGGTGTCTTAATTAAGTTAACaataataaattgatatttaaaaaatattttaatattaaaaaaagggttaattccataaaaagtcacgaccttttatatggcaatttttaaaagtcgagattaaaatgaaaattcgtgtaaaggtcgtgactttttttatggaattaacccttaaaaaaataataattttcttccaataatctatatctatactatatataaaagcacggatggggggggcacaggcaaatttactgaataatccttttcagtttactactaaataaaggttttatagtcattaactaattagttatttaattaatcactactgcaattaaagtcctaattagaataggtagataaattatctccaatttagtttttagtatttaaaaaataattattgtctccaaattagtaggaatatctatctttcagtttgattgaactataaaattaaaatactatatttagtcaatataatattatttaactatcttattatttttaaagatattattaataaaaattcagtatggaaaaaatttaataattgaatatattatatttacttttacaaaaattcttaactaatttaatattaattataaataaaaaattaatataattataataaatttaggcttaaggtctgaaaaactaccgacctttcaaattttttttcaatagcaccctcaccttgtaattttttcaatagcaccctattttgtatttttgactttcaatagcactctaaagtaaaaaaaattagatgatttgattactataaagatgaaaattttcaaaaaaaactaaatttaaaggtgaaatcatacttttttctacttggacacttttaaacaagtcttttaacttaaaaaaagttcaaataagtcttcgataaatgagtttaatttgataatttatggtgctattgaaagtcaaaaatacaaaatagggtaaaattgattgttttacaaggtcggggtgctattgaaagccaaaaatacgaaatagggtgctattgaataaaatacaaggtgagggtgcaattgaaaaatatttgaaaggtcggtagtttttcagaccttaatccataaatttactaatatgttcattgacgagttacgttacgagccacgtgcatagcacgtaatgcgaaactagttggAGAAAGAAAGCGCTTGTATGAGGAATCAATACCACGACCTAACAAATTACTGTACCacgcttatactatttgaattACAGttcattgattaaaaaaatgataaattattgtttatatcATTGCCGTATGTTGATTTTAGTTCAAAAAATTATTACGTGCGCTAAATAGTTACacaaagacaaaaaaaaacacaaaaaaaaaactaatattataTGAAATAAAATGACAGAAATAGATTAAAATTTCCCATTTgtacaaaataactaaataagaGAACATTGACATAAATTCAAAACTCTATGATTCAACTCTATTTGCTTTCCCATATATTTACTTCATTCTTACAATTTCTTTCTCAATTGTATTTAACAATTGATAAAGGCAGTAATGGTTTCGTCGATTTTACAAATGTATTTTGATGAAATGTCTGTGAATGacaaatttttatcaaattgaaactaattttggaaaatataataaattgaaattaatacaaaattatatataatataaatagagttcaaaaacaaaatatcaattatcATATGATCTTCTATTTCTTCATAGATATATACACTGTTTAGCCATGGCTCTCTCATGCATTTTCACTTTTGTCAAAAGTTGTTAGCGTCGTTTTGGCTAAAAGtgctttaaaaatatattttagaagctgttattaaaaaaaacacattaataaaatattttataaaaaaattaaaagaaaatttcttaaaataatttaaaagtgttTTTCTGATTCAACCAGATTCTTAGTTACTTTTTTAGAATAATACCCTGATTTAAAATCATCATTAGTAgaattaaaattagatttataCAGTTAAATACACATTATCTTTATTTGTGACCATATTAAACATCTTGCACAATCTACAGTCGATAGAAAAAATATCTTCCAATTACAAGATATCCCATACGTCAGATTAATTTTTCAAGAAATCATTCTTCAAATAAGTAGATTTCCAATCACAATTTGAACCAGAACATATCATTAAACAcacaaaaaaaggaaaatattcCAAGgattcaattttcatttttatagcaGAAAATAATGCTCAACATATGAAAGATTCAAACTATCATTACTGATAAACCTGTGGTATAATATAATCCTCTATAAGTGGGATAGGGACTTATTTCAATGGTTATAGATCCCCATTCTTAGTTGCTGTAATCTTGGGGATATATTGTTAAAAGCTGTGGGAAAATTTGATCCCTAACAAACTATACAACTTCTGTAGAATAAGACCCAAACTATACGAGCATACTTCAAATCTCAACAACAATAAACCTGATAAAGTAGAAGATACTCGTGCTTGTGCTCCGTCAATAAACCAGATAATGCTTCAGCTCCGTGTGGGTGTAGGTAGGCGAAAACAGAACAAATTTCCAGTCAGCATGTTGAGGATGTAAAACAACAGGAACCAATACAAGTTGTTTTCGTGCTCATGCGCCAGAAAATACGCAGCAATACAACTGCATTTTGCATTTTATCCATTTCTAGCTAGATTCTGCGGTTAGCGTGGTATTGGGGTAGAACTTACAAACAGCAACAAAATGAATAAGCTGTTTGGTACGACAAAAAGTTCATTTATGCAGATATTTTCACCTTGAATTCTTGCATCCCGCCGCTATCATCATCATTTAACTTTTAGAAGTATGTGaagtaaaaaattgaaaatcaggAAGATTAACATCCAATCGTTGAAGCAAATTGTCAGCAGCCTGCAATAGTAAATTTTCGTGCTGACATTCATTGGTTCTGCCTGAGGTTAAAATGGAGCCTCTCAACTTATATGAAGCAAGGCCAAGAACAGGCAAAGATATGTTTGAAGCAACCTTGTTATAGGCCCTCCTGCCATTCAACATATCAAACTGTACTTGATTCTTACCTATCAAACATAGAAATAAAACAGAATTTTCATTTAGGACAACAAAATTGCTACCAATTAAGACGCATGCACACAGATGGAGAGAGAGATAGAAGGGCGTACTTCGAGTGGATAAAGAATGGAATGTCAGAAAAGATGCATCCAGATTTTGTAGAGTTGGCCCCATTGGTATTCTATATATAGGGTACCTGTTCCAGTTGACAATGCGCAAAAGAATGTGAAGAATAATTGGAACAATCTCTACTGTGCCAACCGATGAATAAAAGGATGATGAGTTAAAATATACCAAGCCACACAAAACCAACTCGCAGGCAATAAATCACAGCTCTTGTAGCATTCAATATCTGGAAATTTTGACACAAGCGTTGAAAtctaaagaaaaaaagagacGACATAATTAGAACACAAAGTTGCTGAGTTAGGACAGGTACATAGCCAAAGACAAACCTTTACTAGTAAGTATATATATCCTGAAAATGAACTCACCTTATCAAATAAAGGTTTTCGATGATGAGGCTGCTCCTGTTCCAAATATTCATAAACAAGCAGCCCTTGTGAACTGGAATTCTCAGTTTCACCACTAGAACAAATATGATGAGATTGATCTTTTAAGCTATGTCTCTGAAATCCACCTTCATCCAGCTTTTCTGCTTCGCGATCACTGCTACAAGCACTATTTGCCTGCCGCGAGGATTCAACATCACTATCTCTAGTACCATGCTTCCTGATAGAAATTGAAAcgagtttaaaaaaatttaggcaCCAATCTCACACAGTGGCAAAAGTTATATACATTAATTTCTTCTATAGAAAGTTGGTGTAAATTGAATGCACAATATTTATTAAAGTAATGGAACCTAAGCCTCTGATGATAGACAGAAAGTAAGGAACTTCCATCAACAATTGCAAGTATCTAACAGAAAGAATTGAAAAAAGAATGAGTAAACATTTATGTAAGAAGAAAACATACTCCGTCCACCTTATATACGAAATAAAGGCATACAAGAGCACAAAAGATCAAACtgcaaattataatttaatgctGGAACTTGCAGGCTAACAGAACTTTTTACCCCTCCTAGAGCCTCGGCAAACTAAGATGAACAAAATCCACCCACGCCGAGTGCATCGGGTAAGTTTTCTCAGGATAGACAATCAAGCACTTAAAATTCATACAATATGAACTCTTTTGCTCACTGACGCAATATGATGCCAGATAGATGTGAGCATGATTTGGATAACAGCAAACTAAAATTCGTCAGTTTACAGTATTGCCCTGCTCACATTATGATATGATAAACACAGTTGGACACAAATTTTACCAGAAGCATTAACAGTTAAGATAGAACTCATATGCATTGTTGtcagaaagattaattgaaaacaaaaacttCAATAttggttgaaaaaaaaaaacagaaatatgCTCACCTCAATCGATTTGGTTGTACATACAATTGAATGCCTGACAAGGATGGAACATAGTACTGTTTAACGGTGTTATTCCCACTTAATAAAAGAGGAACTCTTACTCCATACACACTCCATTCTTTAAATGATTCCCAAAGATCACCCAGACAAAAGTACGGCCGTATTTCAGCCAGGCACTGCACATTTAATTAAGCAACAGTCAAGTTCAACCATCTaattatattatacatacaaaATGCAGACACACCCAATATAGTTTGTAGAAATATAAGGTGGCATCGAGTTACCTCGTTGAAGCAGTGAGCCGGAACAGTAGGAGTAAGCGATTCAATAATACGATCTAAATTACTGAAAGAGTTAGAAAGCGAGGGCGAGTTGGAAATATAGAATGTGGACGAATGGTGGTCGGGGTCAGGTGAGTGGATTTGGTTGTTCAAGGCTCGGTGAAGCTGTTTATGCATTACTTGCTGGTGGTAGTGCAGATGATGCTAGCCTCTCATCGGAGGAGCATTACAGAATGGGTCACCGGAGCGAGTCCGAGTCAAAGCATTTGACATTACTATTACTACAGTACTATTATAAGTTTGTGAAGTGTTAGgagtaatattttttgttttgtaggttTGTGATTGACTGAATATGGAAGAGAAGGGAAGTCCGATGAGTATGAGGATGACGACATGGTGACCATCTTTTCTGTATGGAATTTAAACTGTTGCATTCAAAGTGCACCAAATGTAACACAGTAGGCCACCTTTGACTAACGAGCCCATCAACAATTTAAATGTGGAAAAACTACATAACTATgacaaaactaaaaataatactaatagtatatttatttgtatgagagaatatttttttttatcaaactaGCATGACAATCACGTTGATATTTTATATGTTCTGTagaatttatttcttttatgttAAATATAAATCAACGTGATTGTCATCCACTACATTTtctatgatttatttttatagaataAAGATTATTTTATTCATGTACTATTGTTAATTGAAGGTTCGTTATTTTATTCGATGATTAAATAAGTTAAATATATTTGGTATAATAGAATTATTGTgacattttaaaagtaaatataagaagttcaattttgtaaatttattatttaaatcactattgataaaagaaaatataattttttttattaaagggtaatttttttaattaataaattacataaataaatggtttttcaacaaattaaaagaattgTTCTAAGATAATGATGAGCGTTGTAAACAGTTTTACATATAATCATCGATAAGGGCTTTTCAAACTATCAAATGGATCACCCAGTACATTTATGGTTTAA
This window contains:
- the LOC126654089 gene encoding protein DEHYDRATION-INDUCED 19 homolog 5-like gives rise to the protein MEDDSWSFAFSNTSSRSYQSALRSLSDLCIDLEEVDGDGNNNNYYYEEDEGEDDVRTEYPCPFCSEDFDLVDLCSHIDDDHPFEANPGICPVCATRVGTNMVRHITIHHGIIYKRLQKLKFQKDESYSTLSRLKKELQDGYFQSLLDVPSQLASSSKTEPDPLLSFLYNGTPADKAKSMQPDCLTNVSSEEKTSDAKIVERDVQQPPLTDKEQLEKGRRSQFVQGLMLSTIFDDDL
- the LOC126654102 gene encoding L10-interacting MYB domain-containing protein, coding for MGVRARNGNDRLRTIWTPEMDKYFIGLLLEQVSKGNKFDDHLFSKRAWKSMTLLFNSKFKFQYEKDVLKNRHKTLRNLYKAVKKLLDQNGFSWDENRLMITADNNVWDEYVKMHPDARAFRIKTIPHYKDLCLIYGDSNIDEKADSEAAGAGATQDKSAGEEDMDSFQGIIVDEGFEISMSNVAVDDSVSKDLMDVTGSTATNRSRTCWQPPMDRFFVDLMVEHMRKGNQIDGVFRKQAWIDMITVFNAKFGFNYNVDVLKNRYKTLRRQHNVIKNLLELPGFAWDDTRQMVTADDFVWQDYIKTHTDARQFMTRPVPYYNELCMIFSDQTFDGNDCFSSQCLELQNDFQDVKFPRASQGSLSPPASVSSEEEIGDLLESLDAATETALFYEKKKRQSKNPLCSVHPKKLRGKQDRMAGAPHEMVTGVSSLLEKRKDENTDSISIENVVKAVQAVPDMDEELILDACDFLEDEMKAKTFMALDIKLRKKWLLRKLRPQL
- the LOC126686222 gene encoding uncharacterized protein LOC126686222, with translation MHKQLHRALNNQIHSPDPDHHSSTFYISNSPSLSNSFSNLDRIIESLTPTVPAHCFNECLAEIRPYFCLGDLWESFKEWSVYGVRVPLLLSGNNTVKQYYVPSLSGIQLYVQPNRLRKHGTRDSDVESSRQANSACSSDREAEKLDEGGFQRHSLKDQSHHICSSGETENSSSQGLLVYEYLEQEQPHHRKPLFDKISTLVSKFPDIECYKSCDLLPASWFCVAWYPIYRIPMGPTLQNLDASFLTFHSLSTRSKNQVQFDMLNGRRAYNKVASNISLPVLGLASYKLRGSILTSGRTNECQHENLLLQAADNLLQRLDVNLPDFQFFTSHTSKS